Genomic segment of Streptosporangium sp. NBC_01755:
CTGAACACCTCGGTCCGCTTCCCCCGTCGCCTGATCGAGGAACGGCGGATCGCCTTCATTCACGTCGAAGGAGGCCGAGATCCTCGCGGAGGACTGGAGTAACCCGGACCTCGGCAAGGTGGCCTTCAAGGAGTACGGCTCCGACTGGGTGAACGAGCGCCCCGGCCTGCGACCCAAGACGGTCCAGCTCTACGAGGGTCTGCTCCGCCTGCACCTGGTCCCGACTTTCGGCAACCTGGCCGTGAGTGAGATCAAGGCGGCTCACGTACGCAAGTGGCGCAAGACGCTCCTGGACGGGGGAGTAGGGCCGGTGACCGTGGCCAAGGCGTACCGGCTGCTCAAACGGGTGTGACGCTGCGGGAGTTGATGAACCGGATGGGGCACTCGACCACGCGGGCGGCGCTGATCTATCTGCACACCGAGAACGGGCGGGATCAGATGATCGCCGACGGCATGGGAAAGCTCGCCGAAGCGGCCCTCAAGAAAGAAGATCCACCGGCATCGGGCACGTAACGGGCACGGAAGATCGAAGAGGCTCCGAAAACGACTAAGGCCCCGCTCTGGATTCACATCCTGACCTGGGCCTTTGAGGGTGGAGCGGGTGACGGGAATCGAACCCGCGCTGTCAGCTTGGGAAGTGCATCGATCACGGCTGGTAGGGCTGCCGGCCTGGGCTTCGGGCCGGTCGTGAGTAACCATAGTTGACCCCTTGTCACCCTGGTTAATGGCCCGCTAATGGCCCGGCGATCAGCTCGCGACCTGGTCTTACCTGTACAGCACCCACACCCTGCCCACCTGACCATCTCGTCCGCCTCGGTCTGCACGCGGGAGAAGCGGATTCGGGTTGGCTGTCCGGCTGGAGTGCTTGGTTCCTTGTGGGTTTGCGTGATCCGCGAGTATGGCACTTGCCCGCCGTATAACGTCCGTGTTATGACTTGGGGAGAGGTGGAGCTGGAGCCAGAGGTGGACAAGTGGTTCGACACGCTTGATCAAGAAGGTCAGGAGACGGCGGTGTTCTATGTCGACCTGCTGGCCGAGCGGGGTGTCTTGCTCGACGAGCCCTACACCCGGCAGTTGCGTGGCAAGTTGCGTGAGCTGCGTTTTCATCTTGAACGAGAGGCGGTGCGCGTCAGCTACTGGATCGCACCGGGCAGGCGGATCATCTTGTTGACGGTCTTCCGTAAGCAGCGGATGCGTGAGACTGCCGAAGTCGAGCGTGCGTGGCGGGCCATGCAGCGATGTATCGCTGAGGCTCACACGGCAGATGAGGAGTGAGCGGAATGGGCGAGCGCAAGACGTGGGCCGACAAGCGGGAAGAAATCATGAGTCGTCCCGGCGCGGGGGCCGCGTACGAAGCAGCGCGGATCCGTTTCGAGCTTGGTGAGGCGGTACGGCTGCGCCGCGAACAGCTCGGGCTGACTCAGGCCGAACTGGCCGAGCGCACAGGGTTGAAGCAGCCCGCGGTGGCGCGGTTCGAAGCAGGTGGGACGATGCCGACGATTCCGATGCTGGAGAGGCTTGCGGAGGCGTTGGAGATGCGGCTCAGTGTCCAGTTCCAGCCGTTGCGTGAGGCGAGCTGATCTGTTGAAGAGGTGCCGAAGCCATCGGGCAGGCAACGGGCATAGGTGGTCGTTGAATTTCTGGAAACGACTAAGGCCCGGGTCGGGAATCCGTCCCTGACCTGGGCCTTGAAGCGTGGAGCGGGTGACGGGAATCGAACCCGCGCTGTCACTTGGGAAGTGCGTTGATCGTCGCTCGTAGGGCGGTTGACCTGTGGTTTGGGCCAGTCAGATGACCGTGGTTGCCCTGGTCACCTCCGACCTGTGGCGGTATGGCAAAGCGTTCGGCTCGTTGCTCGCCGAGCTGCCGCCGGGCCCGCCGACGACCCGGGTCCGGCCTGACCCGGTCCTCCATCGGCGCCCGGCGGCGCGACCGTCAGTACCCCGGGTGGTGTCGGCGTACTCTCCGGCGTGCAGAGGTATGTACGGGGAAACGGGCTCTGTCGCTGATCTCGGGATGGTCGACTTTTAGGTCCGGAGCAGGATCCGCTTTCGGAGCAGATCGAAGTTAGCTCGCCCATAGCCTTGCCGCTGGATCAACTTCACTCGCGTGTTCTGTCCCTCGGCCTGGCCGGAGTTCCAGGGAAGCGACATGCCGGCGACGATGGCGTCCATGTCGTAGCGCAGGCCGTCAGCGAAGCGGTGCAGGTGGGGCAGGTCGTCGTGGTGAACTCCGTCGATCCAGCCGGGCAGTCGATCACCGCGTAGGTCACGCATCATGACCGCGAAGGTGCGGACATGGCGCAAAGTGGCATCCAGCTCGGGGCAGGCTTCGCGGACCTGCTTGAGGTCGAGAGCGTCGTCGAGTCGCAGATGATCAGGATGGCTCACGATCCACGCGGTGATCGTTCGGGGCTTGGGGGCGGGCCTGGGCGGTGGCGGCGCGACGGTGCCCTTGTAGATACCTCCTGAGAACAACTCGGCAGTGCTGAGCATCGCTGCATCGCACCTGGCCGGGCATGTTACTTCGACGGCATTGATGGCCAGCGAACGGTCAATACGACTGAGTCTTCTTCGGCTTGCCAGGAATGGTCGATGCCGGGTCCCCAGACGACGTAGTCGCCTTGGTGTTCGAGGGTCGTGCTACCCAGATTGAGGTCAAGGCGGAAGCGGCCTTGGATCAGCAGCAGAAGAGTAGTGCGTTGGTCGTCGGCAGTCCACTCGGGGCGTTGCTGGCCGGCGGGGTGGATGCCCCACTTCACTTCGAGCGCGTCGGTGGAGCGGATGCCTCCGGCTCCGGGGTCGACGAAGTGGCCCATGAGCCAGCCCCGGTACTGGTCGGCGTCATTGGTGGCGTTGCCGGTGTAGCAGTTGTCGGCCATGGTTATAGCTCCACTTCGATGGTCGGTAGGTTCACGCGGCTGCCGCCGATCTCACTGAGTCGCCGGAGTCCTTCGGAGAGGGCGAACAGGCCTTCGTTGCTCCAGGCGGGGTCGCGGAGTAGCGAGGCGATGAGGTCGGTGTCGAGGGTGGAGTAGCGCCGCATGCCGCTGGATTCCCAGTTCGCGGTGGTGTGGCCGCCGAAGCGGGTCCACCATTCCTCGTTGTCGATGACGATGAGCGAGGCGAACTCGAAGTTGCCGCTGACGAGGTTGAAGCCGAACCCGGTGCACTCTGTGCGCCAGTGATCCGGATGTTCCGCTAGCCATGCCATGGGTTCGGACAGCCGGCTGCCGCCTGGCTCCCATCCGGCTTGCTGGTCGAGCCAGTCGAGGGCGGCGGTGATGTGCCGATCGGTGGCAAGGCGCAGTTCGGCCTCCTCCACCTGTGAGGTGACGCCGCCCATGTGATCAGGGGCCGGATCGCCTTGGGGAGCGTTGGTCAGGACGGGAACCGCGGTGCCTGGAGGTGTTTTCACGATCTCGTCACGTACAGGGCGGGAGAAACCCAGCTCCTCCGGTGTCAGGCCGGTGAGCTGAGTCAGGGCCAGGCGGTAGGGCGTACTGGGCCACCTGACGTCTCCGGTCTCCCAGCGTCGGACCCGTTCTTGATCACAGGCCAGGGGGTCGGCAATTCCGGTCGGGGTGGCGTTGATCTGGTCGGCCATTTCGACTCGGGTGAGCCGGTTGGCGTTGCGCCATGCCCGTAGCAGGGCATTCAGTGCCTTCTCGGGCATCTACAGCCTTTCCTCTCGGCAGGGGGAGTCAAGAGGGGAGCGGAGAGGGGGCTGCGCAGGGGTCCCGTCACGCTCCGTTTGCCGGTGGACTTGCCATCGAGCAACACGGTACGTCAGCCCGCTTTCCGCCGCAGGGAGCGCGGATCAATCCGAGGAGATGGCGACGGTGACCCGGCCAGAGGAGACCAGCGAGACACGCCCCTGCCCCGCGTGCCGGGGACGTGGTACCAAGCTGCGCAGCTCGCGCCGTGCCCTTCTCGTCGGCGAGAGCAGTGGTGATCACGAGACGCAGGGAGAACAGGAATGTCTCGACTGCCTCGCAACCGGCCGGGTCGAAAGGAACGTGAGATGAATCCGATCATGCAGGCCGCTGCGGCCTGCCTACAGCAGGAACGCCGGCAGAACGAGGCGCTTGCCCTCACTCGGCTGCGGAACGCGTTGCTGCGGCTCGGTGTACGGGCCGAACTGCGCGACAACGACAGTGCGCTGATGATTCCCCGTCCACAGGTCGGCCTGCCGGTGTGGGTGTTCGTCGGCTACGGCGGCGCCTTCCACTCCTGGCAGTCGGCCGAGAAGCGCCACCCGATCAACGACGTGGCGGGCGCGGCCCAGGTACTGGCCGACTACGCCGGTCGATAGGCGGGCGCGGCGGGGCGGTGTCCTCCAGCGCGGAGGGTGCTGGAGAGCGTTACCGCTGCTCCGTCGCGCTCTTCGACATCCCGGCAGGCAGCAGAGCGGCGCGCGGCCCACCCCATGCAGCCGCAGCGTCCTTCTTCCCTCTCTCCGCCTGCCGGGATCTGTACGAACAGGGCTGGATCGACTCCCAGCAGGGCAAGGGACGCTTCGTACGTGGTCGTCCGGCGATGACGATGGAACAGCCTCGCCCCGGACAGGCGTACCTGACCGGTCCCGAGAGTGCCTCCGATGGCGAGGTGCTGGAAGCGGCGGCGCTGGCCTTGCCCAACCGGGTCGCCGCCCTGCTGGACATCACCCCGAAGAGCAAGGCGTTCCTGCGGCGTCGCCTGGTCAGCCGGGCCGGCGAACCGACCGAGATCGTCTCGGTGTGGTTGCCGCTGGAGCTGCCCGAGGGCACCGACCTGACCAGCGCCGACCCACTGCCCGAAGGGCTTCGCGAGCATCTCCAGTCGCGAAAGGGGGTGCGCTTCGACCACATCGTGGAACAGATCGTCGCGCGCATGCCCACCACCGAGGAGGCCAAGCGACTCGGCATGCCGAAGAACATCCCGCTGCTGTGCGTGTACGCGGCGGTACGTGACGCGGCCGGTCACGCCCTGGTCGTGGCTGAAGTGCTTCTCCCGGCCGATCGCCATGAACTGGAAGACGCCTACCCGATCACGTAACCTGTCACGGGCGGTGCCTTGAAATCTCAGGTAGAACGCTTCGTCTGCCACGGCCTCTCCAGTTGGCTTCCACTACGGGTCATCGACTCACAGCCGCGCTCGCCCACGCGGTAAGGCTCTCGCAGGGTGAAAGCCAATGACCCGAGAAGATCGAAAAGTCCTGGAAACGACTAAGGCCCGGGTCGGGAATTCATCCGTGACCTGGGCTTTCATGAGTGGAGCGGGTGACGGGAATCGAACCCGCGCTGTCAGCTTGGGAAGTCTCTAACGCATCTGGTGGCTGAGCTGGGAGAGGGCTGACCTGCGGAGGAGGGGGCCGAGTATCCGTGGTTCCCCGTGAGTCCCCCTTGTTCCCCCTCCTGACGGGCACGCAACGGGCACGGGGTCATGCGCCAGCGTGATCGGTGAAGTCTCCACGTGCCATGGCGATGGCCTACCAGGACGGCAAACCACCACGCAGCGAATCCCCCTGACCTCAACCCCGTACAGGCCTAGCGGACGGCCGGCGGGGCCAACTATCGCCTCAGTTAGGCCAAGGGCTCAGCTGAGGGCATAGCGGCTGATCTGGGATGGCAACCAAGATCGAGGAGTGGACACGAGGTCAGGCCTGGTGCTCATCTCCGCCGCGGGTTACCATCGAGTGCATATACTATTGATGGTATGTCTCAGTGGGAGATCGACCTGGAGCCGGAGGTGGAGTCTTGGCTGGACGGACTTTCCTTTCCGCTCTATCAGCGGGTCATGCGGAACGTAGACGACTACCTCGTCACTGGTGGCATCCCTGATGGGGATCACGTGAAGAAGCTGAAGGATGCCGAAGGGGTGCACGAGCTGCGTGTTGCTCTCGACCGCACGACCTGGCGGTTGACCTTCTGGAAGCCGTCCAACAAGGTGATTGTGATCCTGACGGTTTTCCGTAAGACACAGGATGGGACACAGACCACCGACATCGACCGAGCGATCGCTGCTAAGAAGCGGTGTGAGGCAGAGCACGACTTAACCACCACGCACGTGTTCGAGAGGAGCGCATGATGGGGCACAGCCGTTGGGAGACCTACAAGGCGAAGCGTCTGCGCGAGATGGAGGCGGATGCGCAGCCCCACTCCGAGTACGAGCAGGCAGGCCGTGACCTGGAGCTTGGAGACCAGTTGCGTGAGATCCGTAAGCGCCGAGGCTTGTCTCAGAAGGTCGTAGCGGAGCGCTCCGGGATGTCCCAGCCCGCCCTGTCTCGCATCGAGGGCGGTGGTGGCATTCCGGATATAGCGACACTGCTGCGCCTCGGTGCGGCAATGGGGGTTCGGTTCCGCGTCGAGCTCGTCGTCGACGACGACACCACTGAAATCGAGCCTCTAACGGTGCATCACCGACAGCTCACGAACGCATAAGCTGCAGGCGGCCACTTCTAGGCTCAGTCTGTAAGCTTCCGCTGCTCCTTCCGCAGTAGCGGTCTTCAGCTGCGACAGCCTTGCTCGGGAGTCGTCGGCGCCAGGGGAACGAGGAAAGGCCCAGCTCTAGATCACGTTCTTGAGCTGGGCTTTTGATATCAGAGCGGGTGACGGGAATCGAACCCGCGCTGTCAGCTTGGGAAGCTGATGTTCTGCCATTGAACTACACCCGCAGCGGTGTTCCGCTCCACCACTGTAGCGGAAAGTTGGGTGACTCTCGCCCACCTTGGGAAGCGAGATCGGGAGTATGCGCCGCCGCCCCGGGGAGGGTGTGGCGTTGGTAGGTTGCCTCACGTGCTGCTTTCCGATCGTGACATCGTTGCCGAGATCGAGACGGGGAGGGTGAGGATCGATCCCTTCCAGCCGGAGATGATCCAGCCGTCCAGTGTCGACGTACGCCTGGACCGCTACTTCAGGGTCTTCGAGAACCACCGGTACCCGCACATCGATCCGGCCGTCGAGCAGCCGGATCTGACGCGGACGGTCGAGCCCGAGAAGGATGAGCCGTTCATCCTGCATCCGGGGGAGTTCGTGCTGGCGAGCACGTACGAGGTCGTCACACTGCCGGATGACATCGCCTCGCGGCTGGAGGGGAAGAGCTCGCTGGGCAGGCTCGGCCTGCTGACCCACTCCACGGCCGGGTTCATCGACCCGGGCTTCAGCGGGCACGTCACGCTTGAGCTCTCCAACGTCGCGACGTTGCCGATCAAGCTCTGGCCCGGGATGAAGATCGGACAGCTCTGCATGTTCAAGCTCAGCTCGCCGGCGGAGTATCCCTACGGTTCGGCGAAGTACGGATCGCGTTACCAGGGGCAGCGGGGGCCGACGCCGAGCCGTTCGTACCTCAACTTTCACCGGACGCCGATCTGAGGTCCGGCATCTGCTCTTCAGCGGGATCAGGTCCCAGTGAAGGCGCATTTCCGGCTTGAGATGAACTAAAGATGAATTCAAGGTGAATTTTCATGCCGGATCGGGTGTCGTGGCGGGTGAACCTTCGCGTCGTCGGGGCCTTCCGAAGGAGCCGGCGGGGGCCTTCCGAAGGAGCCGGCGGGGGCCTTCCGAAGGAATCGGCGGGGACCCTCGGGGGAAGAGGGACCTTCCGGAGAAGAGGGGCATCCGGGACTCTGAGGGGACGGAAGGCTACGGGAACGGGGATGAGTGACAGTCCGCGGGTGGGGGCGAGGAGGGTTGCGGTGAGCAGTCCAAATGCGGTTCAGTGAGTGACCGTGATGTAAATCACCCTGATTTTCCGCAGGGGTCGGCCGGTTCCGGTGACCTTGGTGGAACCGGAGGGAAACCCGGTGAGAGCGGGGGGTCCGGCCGGGAGTACGGGCAACACGCGGGATGGCGTTTGAGGGTAGAGAAGTCCCATACTTGCTCTGTCTTCGACATACTGTGGCCGAAAACCAGCAAAACGGTCAGCGGAAAGATGCCCTCAAGGCTGCCTCAAGCTGTGTGTCGCCGGGTAGCGACATCGGGAAGAGTGCGTGTCTAGCGGGTGAAGTTCGCATTTCCGCTGGTAACCCGTACCCTTCTCTGCGGACCATCCCCGCACATCTGGAGAACGACGTGCGCCTCCGTCTCACACCAAGTGAGGACAGCTACTACGACTTGTTCGCAGATTCGGCGAACAACCTCGTCACAGCGTCCCGTCTGCTGGTAGAGATCATCAGCGACGGATCGGACAGGGAAGCTCTGGCCGAGAAGATGCGCGCATGTGAGCACGCCGGTGACGAGCGTACTCACGCGATCATGAATCGGCTCAACGAGAGCTTCATCACCCCCTTCGACCGCGAGGACATCTACCGTCTCGCCTCGAACCTCGACGACGTGATGGACTACATGGAGGCGGCCGCCGACCTCATCGTCCTGTACCAGATCGATCACCTTCCCAAAGAGGTGGTCCGGCAGGTCGAGGTTCTGGAACGTGCCGCGGAGCTCACCGCCGAGGCCATGCCGCGGCTGCGCTCGATGAAGAACCTCAACGAGTACTGGATCGAGATCAACCGGCTTGAGAACCAGGCCGACCAGGTCTACCGCCGCCTTCTCGCCAAGCTCTTCGGCGGGGAGTACGACGCGTTGACGGTGCTCAAGATGAAGGAGGTCATCGATCAGCTCGAGATGGCCGCCGACGCCTTCGAGCACGTGGCCAACACGATCGAGTCGATCGCGGTCAAGGAAAGCTAAGTGGATCTCACGCTCGCACTCGTCATCGGCGTGGTGGTCATAGCGTTGGTGTTCGACTACACCAATGGCTTCCATGACGCCGCGAACGCGATCGCGACCTCCGTCTCAACACGCGCTCTGACGCCGAGGGCCGCGCTGTTCATGGCAGCGGCCATGAACTTCCTGGGCGCGCACCTTGGCACACAGGTGGCCGCGACCGTCGGCAAAGGCATCATCGACGCTCCGCAGGGAAGCCACGGCCTCGTCATCGTCGGCTCGGGCCTGATCGGCGCGATCACCTGGAACCTCGTCACCTGGTACTTCGGCCTTCCCTCCTCAAGCAGTCACGCGCTGATCGGCGGCCTGGTCGGTGCCGCGCTCGCCTCGGCGAGCAACGTGCACTGGGACGGGGTGCTGGAGAAGGTCGTCATCCCGATGATCCTGTCCCCGGTGATCGGCTTCAGCCTTGCCGGGCTCATCATGATCGGTATTCTGTGGGGGTTCCGGCGCTCCCAGCCGTCGAAGACCAACCGGGGCTTCCGGCACGCGCAGACCGTCTCCGCGGCGGCGATGGCGCTGGGCCACGGTCTCCAGGACGCGCAGAAGACCATGGGCGTCATCTTCCTGGCTCTCGTGGTCGGCGGCTACCAGAATGACGGCGATCCGATCCCGCAGTGGGTCATCCTCGCCGCCGCCACGGCCATCTCGCTCGGCACGTACGCGGGAGGCTGGCGGATCATGCGGACGCTCGGCCGCCGGATCATCGCACTCGACCCCCCGCAGGGATTCGCCGCCGAGACGGCCGCGGCGACGGTGCTCTACACCGCGGCCATCGGCTTCGGTGCCCCCATCTCGACCACCCACACGATCACCAGCGCGATCATGGGCGTCGGCGCCACCAAGCGCCTGTCGGCCGTGCGCTGGGGGGTCGCGGGCAACATCGTGACCGCCTGGATTCTCACCATCCCGGCAGCCGCGCTCGTCGCCGCGCTGTCCTACTTCGCGCTCCACTGGATGATCGAGTAGTCCTGCCGCCGAGGGCGGGCCAGGTCCCTCGGGGGAACCTGGCCCGCCTGAGGACCGTCAGGTGCTGTTTTTCCGGTACATCACGTCGATGTCCCACCGGGTGAAGCCCAGCCCCTTGTACAGGCGGATCGCCGCGGAGTTGCTCTCGTCGACGTACAGCATCACGTGGGTCAGGTTCCGTGACCGCAGGTGGGCCAGGCCCGCCAGGGTCAGTGACCTGCCCAGGCCGCCGCCCTGCTCGGCGGGGTCGACGCCGACGACGTAGACCTCGCCGATCGGGTCGTGCGTGTGGTCGCCGTCGCCGTGCACCTTGGTCCAGTGGAAACCCACCAGCCGGTCACCGCCCCCGGGGCCGCCGGGCCGTACGGCGAGGAAGAATCCGGCCGGATCGAACCAGGGTTCCCGCTCGCGCAGCTTGAGGTCGTCAAGCGTCCACGCCCCCTGCTCGGGGTGGTGGGCGAAGGCCTTGGCGTTGAGGGCGAGCCAAGCCTCCTGGTCTGAGGTGCCGGGTTCGAACGTGCGTAGCCGCACGCCCTCGGGGAGGTCGAAATCACCGATGTCGACGGACAGGGAGCGGCGCATCTGCCACAGTGACCTGGCCCTTTCGAACCCCTCCGACAGGGCGAGGGCATCGGCCGCAGGGTGTCCGCCATGCGCCCACAGACGCAGCCGCCCGCCGGCGTGGTCGAGCACGGCCCGCAGCAGCCGCCTTCCGTATCCCCGCCCGCGAAAGGCGGGGTGGACGACCAGCTCTCCGCTGGGCCCCTCGACGGGGTCTGTCGGGTCCAGGTGGGCGTAGCCCGCCAGGTCGTCCCCGGCGTACAGGAGTACGGCTCTCGCCCGCTCGTCGCCGCCGTAGCGCAGGTGCAGCATGACATGTTCGTTGACCGGCCGGACCCCGTCGGCCTTCGTGGCCGCATCCACCACCCTGAGGACCTCGGACACCTCTTGTTCGCCGAGCAGTCCCCGGTGTTCAACACGCGCTTTCATGCTGTGGACTCTAGGCGGGTATGTATCTCGTGGGGGCACCGGGTACTGGCAAAAGCCGCCATTTACCGGCCTGGTGAATCGTTATCTCTCGGACATTCCCTGCACAGATAGTCCCTTTAGTGTCGTGGACCATGATGTCTCGTTCCTTCCTGCGGCTGGCCATGGCGTGCGTGCTCGCCGGTGCCGGTGTCGCGCTCGCCATGGGGCCTGCCGAAGCGGTCAACAAGCCTGCCAAGACGGTGCCGGTCCGCCTGCTCTCCCTCAACGACTTCCACGGCAACCTCGAACCGCCGACCGGTTCGTCCGGACGCATGGTGGACGAGACCGGCGCCACCGTCGAAGCGGGCGGTGCCGTGTACGTCGCCACCCACCTCAAGCAGTTGTCCGACAAGAACACGCTGAAGGTCGCCCAGGGCGACCTGATCGGCGCGACCCCCCTGATCTCCGCGGCCTACCACGACGAGCCGTCCGTGGAGTTTCTCGGCAAGGTCGGCGTCACCGCCTCCGCCGTGGGCAACCACGAGTTCGACGAGGGATACGCCGAGCTCAGGCGGATCATGAACGGCGGCTGTCACCCGGTGGACGGCTGCTCGCCCGCGGGGAGGTGGAAGGGCGCGAACTACAGCTACCTCGGCGCGAACGTTCTCTTCAAGCGGCCCGCGCAGGGCGCGGAGAGGCAGGCGCTGGACGCCCTGGGCGGGACGAACACCGCCTCGCTGCGCGCCCTGCTCAAGGACTACGGCATCCCGGCCCTGCCCCCGGTCGCGATCCGCTGGATGAACGGCGTGCCGGTCGGCTTCATCGGCCTGGTCACCGGGAGCACCCCGAGCATCGTCACCTCCGAGGGCATCAAGGACCTTGAGTTCATCGACGAGGTGAAGGCCGCGAACGTCGCGTCCAGGCTTCTCAAGCTCGTTGGGGTCAAGGCCCAGGTCGTGCTCGTCCACGAGGGCGACCAGGTCACCGCGGGCCAGTCGCCCGACAGCTGCAGCGCCCGGCCGGGTACGGGCAACCGGATCGCCACGCAGGTCGACGCCGAGATCGACATGATCCTCAGCGGCCACTCCCACCAGGCCTACCTCTGCACGGTGGTCGACCCCAAGGGCGCCGGCCGCCTCTACAGCCAGGGTGGCTCCTTCGGCCGCGTCATCACCAAGGTCGACTTCCAGGTGGACGTCAGGACCCGCGACGTCGTGCGCTCCTCGGTCGTGGCCGACAACCAGGTCGTGACCAGGACCGTCACCCCCGACCCGGAGATCAGCACGTTCGTCCAGACCTGGAAGGACCGTGTCGCGCCGGTGGCCAACAGGCCGATCGGCAGGATCACCGCGGACATCACCAACGCCGCGTCCGCGTCCGGCGAGTCCTCCCTGGGCAACCTCATCGCCGACGGCCAGCTCGCCGCGACCAGGACCGGTGGCAACGCCCAGATAGCCCTGATGAACCCGGGCGGCGTGCGGGCCGGCCTCACCTACGCGGGCTCGGCCGCCGGTGAGGGCGACGGGGTGGTGACGTACGGCGAGGCGTTCACGGTCCAGCCGTTCAACAACCTCATGCAGGTGGTCACGCTCACCGGTGCGCAGCTCAAGACCGTTCTGGAGCAGCAGTTCACCGGTGGTCCCAACGCCCAGGCGTTCACCAAGATCCTGCAGCCCTCGTCGAACTTCACCTACACCTACAGTGCGAGCGCGGCGTGGGGTTCGAAGGTCTCCGCCATGAAGATCGACGGGGTCGACGTGACGGACACCCAGACGATCAGGGTCGCGGCCAACAACTTCCTCGTCGGCGGCGGTGACGCGTTCCTCGCCTTCACCGGCGGCACCGACCTGTGGAGCGGCCCGCTCGACATCGACGCCTTCGCCGCCCACTTCGCGGCGAACCCGTTGATCACTCCCCCGGTTCCCAACCACATCACGGTCGCTCCGTAACAGGGGCGAAAGGCGCGGCGCGCGCGTCAGACCTGCCGGACACCTCCGGTGGGTCCGGCGGGTGCGGGTGCTTGAGCAACTGTCCCCGCTGCCGGCCGCACATCGGGGACCCGTGCGGCCGTACGTCGGGGACCCGTGCGGCCGTACGTCGGGGACCCGTGCCCACGGGGCGCCGGAGGCATGTGTACGACCGAGGGTGCGCGAGTTCGCCGGGCACTTCGCGACCGGCACGAGGCCGGGCGGCAGAAGGGAGCATGTGTACGACCGAGGGCGCGC
This window contains:
- a CDS encoding bifunctional metallophosphatase/5'-nucleotidase, with product MMSRSFLRLAMACVLAGAGVALAMGPAEAVNKPAKTVPVRLLSLNDFHGNLEPPTGSSGRMVDETGATVEAGGAVYVATHLKQLSDKNTLKVAQGDLIGATPLISAAYHDEPSVEFLGKVGVTASAVGNHEFDEGYAELRRIMNGGCHPVDGCSPAGRWKGANYSYLGANVLFKRPAQGAERQALDALGGTNTASLRALLKDYGIPALPPVAIRWMNGVPVGFIGLVTGSTPSIVTSEGIKDLEFIDEVKAANVASRLLKLVGVKAQVVLVHEGDQVTAGQSPDSCSARPGTGNRIATQVDAEIDMILSGHSHQAYLCTVVDPKGAGRLYSQGGSFGRVITKVDFQVDVRTRDVVRSSVVADNQVVTRTVTPDPEISTFVQTWKDRVAPVANRPIGRITADITNAASASGESSLGNLIADGQLAATRTGGNAQIALMNPGGVRAGLTYAGSAAGEGDGVVTYGEAFTVQPFNNLMQVVTLTGAQLKTVLEQQFTGGPNAQAFTKILQPSSNFTYTYSASAAWGSKVSAMKIDGVDVTDTQTIRVAANNFLVGGGDAFLAFTGGTDLWSGPLDIDAFAAHFAANPLITPPVPNHITVAP
- the mshD gene encoding mycothiol synthase, with the translated sequence MKARVEHRGLLGEQEVSEVLRVVDAATKADGVRPVNEHVMLHLRYGGDERARAVLLYAGDDLAGYAHLDPTDPVEGPSGELVVHPAFRGRGYGRRLLRAVLDHAGGRLRLWAHGGHPAADALALSEGFERARSLWQMRRSLSVDIGDFDLPEGVRLRTFEPGTSDQEAWLALNAKAFAHHPEQGAWTLDDLKLREREPWFDPAGFFLAVRPGGPGGGDRLVGFHWTKVHGDGDHTHDPIGEVYVVGVDPAEQGGGLGRSLTLAGLAHLRSRNLTHVMLYVDESNSAAIRLYKGLGFTRWDIDVMYRKNST